A window of the Bacteroides thetaiotaomicron VPI-5482 genome harbors these coding sequences:
- a CDS encoding DUF4956 domain-containing protein, with amino-acid sequence MDELDFLDIIETPLIDGGDFLQLLLRFGFNFLVTGIIIHLFYYPKSKRRDYHFTFTLISISIFLMIFLLGSVKLKVGFALGLFAIFGIIRYRTESMPVREMTYLFAIIAISVINALGVEVNYGGLIGANLLFVLCIWLCESNRWLKHVSCKLILYDRIELIKSSCEQELIADIKARTGLKIIRVEVGYIDFLRDAAMLKIYYEPMTNEINTIDTLTKIPRGNE; translated from the coding sequence ATGGATGAATTAGATTTTCTTGATATAATAGAAACTCCACTCATAGACGGTGGTGACTTTTTGCAGTTATTGCTGCGCTTTGGCTTCAACTTTTTGGTAACAGGCATTATTATCCACCTTTTCTATTATCCAAAGAGCAAGCGGAGAGATTATCACTTCACCTTCACATTAATAAGTATCAGCATTTTCTTGATGATATTTCTGCTGGGTAGTGTAAAGTTAAAGGTCGGATTTGCTCTCGGCTTATTTGCTATTTTCGGTATCATCCGTTATCGGACTGAGTCCATGCCTGTACGAGAGATGACTTATCTGTTTGCTATTATCGCCATATCAGTAATAAACGCGTTGGGCGTGGAAGTAAACTATGGCGGACTAATAGGAGCTAATTTATTGTTTGTATTATGTATCTGGTTGTGTGAGAGTAATCGGTGGCTAAAGCATGTTTCATGTAAACTGATACTCTATGATCGAATCGAACTTATCAAATCCTCGTGTGAACAAGAATTGATTGCAGATATTAAAGCGCGTACCGGACTGAAAATTATTCGGGTGGAAGTTGGGTACATTGACTTTCTTCGCGATGCCGCCATGCTTAAAATCTATTATGAACCGATGACAAATGAGATAAATACGATTGATACATTAACCAAAATACCACGTGGAAATGAATAA
- a CDS encoding arylsulfatase B has product MVVSATTLSFAQQVERPNIVIVLADDLGWGDVGFHGSEIKTPCLNALAAEGVVLDRFYTAPISTPTRAGLMTGRYPNRFGIRTTVIPPWREDGLDENEETLADMLARNGYSNRAIIGKWHLGHTRKVHYPINRGFSHFYGHLNGAIDYFDHMREGELDWHNDWETCYDKGYSTELITQEAVRCINTYEKEGPFLLYVAYNAPHTPLQAQEKDIELYCDDFGSLTPKEQKRVTYQAMVSCMDRGIGTIVDALKKKGIMDNTFLIFFSDNGPAGVPGSSSGKLRGRKFDEWDGGVRVPAVFYWKRAESNYKNLSSQVTGFVDIVPTLKELVGDKNRPERAYDGISILPLLIGSTSCIDRNFYLGCGAVVNKDYKLIRKGRKPGLNLPQDFLVDYQTDPYEKKNASNGNEQIVRSLYQVALKYDTITPCLPEIPYGKGREGFKAPVEWKVTR; this is encoded by the coding sequence ATGGTAGTAAGTGCAACTACATTGTCGTTTGCACAGCAGGTAGAACGCCCTAATATCGTTATTGTACTTGCTGACGATTTGGGATGGGGAGATGTCGGATTTCATGGCAGCGAGATAAAAACTCCTTGTCTGAACGCTTTGGCAGCAGAAGGAGTTGTACTGGATCGGTTCTATACAGCTCCTATCAGTACGCCCACTCGTGCCGGACTTATGACAGGGCGTTATCCCAATAGATTTGGCATACGTACAACCGTTATTCCGCCTTGGCGTGAAGACGGATTGGATGAAAATGAAGAAACTCTGGCCGATATGTTGGCACGTAACGGATATAGTAACAGAGCCATTATCGGCAAATGGCATTTGGGACATACCCGGAAGGTACATTACCCGATAAATAGAGGCTTTTCCCACTTTTACGGGCATCTGAATGGTGCAATTGATTATTTCGATCATATGCGTGAAGGAGAATTGGATTGGCACAATGACTGGGAGACTTGTTATGATAAAGGATATTCTACTGAATTGATTACCCAAGAAGCTGTCAGATGCATCAATACTTATGAGAAAGAAGGTCCGTTCTTGTTGTATGTAGCTTATAATGCCCCTCATACACCGTTGCAAGCGCAGGAAAAAGATATAGAACTTTATTGTGATGACTTTGGTAGTCTGACACCGAAAGAGCAGAAGAGAGTAACGTATCAGGCAATGGTGTCCTGTATGGATAGAGGAATTGGTACGATTGTGGATGCTTTGAAGAAAAAAGGGATAATGGATAATACATTTTTGATCTTTTTTAGTGATAATGGTCCCGCCGGTGTACCGGGATCGTCATCCGGCAAACTACGGGGCAGGAAGTTTGACGAATGGGACGGAGGTGTGCGTGTGCCGGCTGTCTTTTATTGGAAAAGGGCGGAAAGTAACTATAAGAATCTGAGTTCTCAAGTGACTGGATTTGTAGATATCGTTCCGACATTGAAAGAGTTAGTAGGAGATAAGAATCGTCCGGAACGTGCGTATGACGGAATCAGTATACTTCCGTTGTTAATAGGTAGTACCAGTTGTATTGACCGTAATTTCTATTTGGGATGTGGAGCTGTTGTGAACAAAGACTATAAATTGATCAGAAAAGGGCGTAAGCCGGGATTGAATTTGCCACAAGACTTTCTGGTAGACTATCAAACAGACCCTTACGAGAAAAAGAATGCTTCTAATGGAAATGAACAGATTGTGAGATCTTTGTATCAGGTTGCTCTGAAATATGATACCATTACTCCTTGTTTACCCGAGATTCCTTATGGTAAAGGACGTGAGGGGTTTAAAGCACCTGTGGAGTGGAAAGTAACACGCTGA
- a CDS encoding polyphosphate polymerase domain-containing protein: MTEILQTLKEYIPISLEEMSGIKLMNRTDTKYVTSYQILKEILLAAGHDYRVQEVNGEYNIAYHTIYLDTADRDMYLTHQNGRVVREKIRIRTYVDSDLTFLEVKNKNNKGRTDKKRIRIGSIDTIKEDGGEAFLRQHAWYEQSQLLPLLENSFRRITLVNKHKTERLTIDTGVTFCCLQSGKISSLDNIVIIELKRDGHNSSPIKEILRKLHIQSSGFSKYCIGSALTVSHLKCNRLKPKLRMLNKMGVY; encoded by the coding sequence ATGACCGAGATTCTGCAGACACTCAAGGAATATATTCCTATATCTTTGGAGGAAATGAGTGGCATAAAGCTGATGAACCGTACTGATACCAAATATGTCACCTCTTACCAAATATTAAAAGAGATACTTCTTGCTGCCGGACATGACTACCGCGTTCAAGAAGTGAACGGTGAATACAATATTGCTTATCATACAATTTACTTAGATACAGCAGATCGTGACATGTATCTAACTCATCAGAATGGACGGGTCGTACGGGAGAAAATCCGTATACGCACATACGTAGATTCAGATCTCACATTTTTGGAAGTGAAAAATAAAAATAATAAGGGAAGAACAGACAAGAAGAGAATCCGCATCGGGAGTATTGACACGATCAAAGAAGACGGTGGTGAAGCATTTTTACGTCAACATGCCTGGTATGAGCAATCACAACTTCTGCCTTTGCTTGAAAACTCATTTCGCCGTATTACACTTGTCAATAAACATAAAACCGAGCGCCTTACAATTGATACAGGAGTAACATTTTGTTGCTTACAAAGTGGAAAAATATCAAGTTTGGATAACATTGTTATCATTGAGCTGAAACGAGATGGACACAATTCTTCACCTATTAAAGAGATACTACGTAAACTACATATACAATCTTCCGGATTTTCCAAATATTGTATAGGGTCAGCACTTACAGTGTCACATTTAAAATGCAATCGGCTGAAACCAAAGTTACGAATGCTGAATAAAATGGGAGTATATTAA
- a CDS encoding DUF4973 domain-containing protein: MKGIYTLLFSLIVLVMFSACNDEWKEEQFEHYISFKAPINSNGVTRINLSYSETGKTTYRLPILVSGSTKNDRDITVKIGIDADTLRTLNIARFSSREDLWYREMPSKHYSFPETVQIKAGENVGYLDIEFDLTGLDLVDKWVLPLTIEDAPNGEYKPNYRKHYRKALLRVMPFNDYSGTYGGTNLQGKLVDAGAGENEPLVKSEIVTYAIDDETIFFYAGTIDESRQDRRNYKIIAHFVPNTNIVELTSDNSENNGFKINTRASSYIEEEMDAVRPYLLRRTVMIRDVDYEFEDYTLAPGARIKFRFEGTISMQRNINTQIPDKDQAIEWD, from the coding sequence ATGAAAGGAATATATACTTTACTATTTTCACTAATTGTATTAGTGATGTTCAGTGCCTGTAATGACGAATGGAAAGAGGAGCAGTTTGAGCACTATATTTCATTCAAAGCACCGATTAACAGCAATGGGGTAACTAGAATTAACCTGTCTTATAGCGAAACGGGAAAAACAACCTATAGATTGCCTATCCTTGTCAGCGGATCGACTAAAAACGATCGCGATATAACCGTAAAAATTGGGATTGACGCGGATACCTTGCGAACACTAAACATAGCTCGCTTTTCCAGTCGCGAAGACCTTTGGTATAGGGAAATGCCCTCTAAACATTACTCTTTCCCTGAAACCGTGCAGATTAAAGCTGGAGAAAATGTAGGCTATCTTGATATAGAGTTTGATCTGACTGGACTGGATTTAGTTGATAAGTGGGTATTACCGCTGACTATTGAAGACGCCCCAAATGGTGAATACAAACCGAATTATCGTAAGCATTATCGTAAAGCATTACTCCGCGTCATGCCTTTTAATGATTATTCGGGTACATACGGTGGTACTAACTTACAAGGCAAGTTGGTAGATGCAGGTGCAGGAGAAAATGAGCCATTGGTGAAAAGTGAAATAGTAACTTATGCTATTGATGATGAAACTATATTCTTCTATGCAGGTACAATTGACGAAAGCCGACAGGACCGTAGAAACTACAAAATCATAGCCCATTTTGTTCCGAATACTAACATTGTGGAGTTGACAAGTGATAACTCCGAAAACAATGGTTTTAAAATAAATACCCGAGCTAGTAGTTATATCGAAGAAGAGATGGATGCTGTCCGCCCTTATTTATTGAGACGTACCGTTATGATTCGTGATGTTGACTATGAATTTGAAGATTATACTTTAGCGCCGGGAGCCAGAATAAAGTTTCGGTTTGAAGGTACTATCTCCATGCAGCGCAACATTAATACTCAGATACCTGATAAAGATCAGGCTATTGAATGGGACTAA
- a CDS encoding ATP-binding protein — MKFYNREKEVAELKRVQELAFTQNSRMIVVTGRRRIGKTSLIKEALKGTPTVYLFIGRKAESILVTDFVKIVRETLSIFVPEGIPTFTNLMQYLFEVGKTRAFNIVIDEFQEFYNIRPDVFSDMQNLWDEYKQETKINLVISGSVYSLMQKIFTDHNEPLFGRADNILCLRAFKIGVLKQIMEDLASGYSNDDLLALYTLTGGIPKYVELFCDNQALTIDKMYDFVFSENSLFIDEGRNLLITEFGKNYGTYFSILSEIANGHYTQGEIESALGGTAIGGYLSKLENVYNLITRERPIFAKPGTKKNVRYVIGDNFLNFWFKYIEQNRSYIELQNFDDLRQLAKADYPTYSGRVLEKYFKQKLAETGGFKEIGSWWETKSSIGKQRINSYEIDIVALKSSGKKALIAEVKRVPENNYSHTVFMEKVEHLKQKEMSKYDIETQVLGLKDM; from the coding sequence ATGAAATTCTATAATAGAGAAAAAGAAGTTGCGGAATTGAAGCGTGTGCAAGAGCTTGCATTTACTCAAAATTCCAGAATGATTGTGGTCACAGGACGTAGACGCATTGGTAAAACCAGTCTCATAAAGGAGGCTTTGAAAGGAACGCCTACAGTTTATTTATTCATTGGAAGAAAAGCTGAAAGCATATTAGTTACTGATTTTGTAAAGATAGTACGTGAAACTCTATCCATATTCGTTCCTGAAGGAATACCTACTTTTACCAATTTGATGCAATATCTTTTTGAAGTTGGTAAAACACGTGCTTTTAATATTGTCATAGATGAATTTCAAGAGTTTTATAATATCCGACCTGACGTCTTTAGTGATATGCAGAATCTTTGGGATGAGTATAAACAAGAAACTAAAATAAATTTGGTCATCAGTGGTTCTGTGTACTCCTTAATGCAGAAAATATTCACTGATCATAATGAACCCCTATTTGGGCGTGCTGACAATATTTTATGTCTGCGTGCTTTTAAGATCGGTGTCCTGAAACAAATAATGGAGGATCTTGCTTCCGGATATAGCAATGATGACTTATTAGCTTTATACACGTTGACAGGAGGAATCCCTAAATATGTAGAGTTGTTTTGTGATAACCAAGCGCTTACTATAGATAAGATGTATGACTTTGTCTTTTCGGAAAACTCCTTGTTTATAGATGAAGGACGTAATTTATTGATAACTGAGTTTGGGAAAAACTATGGTACCTATTTTTCCATTTTGTCAGAAATCGCCAACGGGCACTATACGCAAGGCGAGATAGAATCGGCATTGGGCGGTACAGCTATCGGAGGTTATTTAAGCAAACTGGAGAATGTATACAATTTAATAACCCGGGAACGTCCTATTTTTGCAAAACCCGGAACTAAGAAAAATGTACGATATGTTATTGGTGATAATTTCTTGAATTTCTGGTTTAAATATATTGAGCAGAATCGCTCTTATATTGAATTACAGAATTTTGATGATTTGAGACAATTAGCAAAAGCTGATTATCCGACCTATTCAGGTAGGGTGTTAGAGAAATACTTCAAACAGAAACTGGCAGAAACCGGAGGTTTCAAGGAAATAGGCTCTTGGTGGGAAACAAAAAGTTCTATTGGCAAACAACGAATAAATTCTTATGAAATAGATATTGTTGCTCTTAAATCCAGTGGTAAGAAAGCTCTTATTGCTGAAGTTAAACGAGTTCCTGAGAACAACTATAGCCATACTGTTTTCATGGAGAAAGTGGAACATTTAAAACAAAAAGAAATGTCTAAATATGATATTGAGACACAAGTTCTGGGATTGAAAGATATGTAA
- a CDS encoding RagB/SusD family nutrient uptake outer membrane protein, which yields MKKKLYILLISVLGLSIQSCSDYLDSDYIFRDRETIEKVFTDRDKTEAWLANAFSYLSDACADVCNKRVTPHCFADDMYYGDDDGSIQESKEGELSYNEFKEGLYDENTKQGMWERCYQGIRQATIFIQYVDMNDKFESEAERLDYKAQARFVRAYYYWLLLRRYGPVPLLPDNGLDYDASYDELATPRAPYEEIADYISQEMALAAKDLALTRGQNSAARPTRGAALSARALALIYAASPLANGNNDEFAQLLVDDKGNRLLSPEYSEEKWAKAAAAAKDVMDLGVYELYTADRRTTDSPAEPATINPPYHEVYSNANYPEGWKDIDPFESYRSVFNGQIDILSNPELIFSRGRNIGGQSIRDMVVHQLPLTATGWNTSGLTQKIVDAYYMNDGSNCPGMNSEYANVPEYNNNHRLDTRPRATGFTTTAEEHKPLAAGVSLQYADREPRFYASVAYNGAYWYLGNEKEIADRNKQIFYYRGKRDGYNAGMFWLRTGIGVMKYVHPDDTYQNNSIDNLRYKPEPAIRYADILLMYAEAINEVSEGTYDIPSWDGTKTHSIHRSVAEMRKGIKPVRMRAGVPDFDNNIYADKDVFRIYLKRERQIELMGEGKRYYDIRRWKDARVEEAMPVYGCNTLMTESDREMFHTPIAVWNLSATFSDKMWFWPISHGELKRNKRLTQNPGWTYND from the coding sequence ATGAAGAAAAAACTATATATTCTATTGATATCAGTTTTAGGGTTAAGCATACAATCCTGTTCTGACTATTTAGACTCTGACTATATTTTTAGAGATCGGGAAACCATCGAAAAAGTTTTTACGGACAGAGATAAAACAGAAGCCTGGTTAGCAAATGCGTTCAGTTATCTAAGCGATGCTTGTGCTGATGTTTGTAACAAAAGAGTCACTCCACATTGTTTTGCGGATGATATGTATTACGGTGATGATGACGGTTCCATACAAGAATCCAAAGAGGGTGAATTGTCATATAATGAATTTAAAGAAGGATTGTATGATGAGAATACTAAACAAGGTATGTGGGAAAGATGTTATCAGGGAATCCGACAAGCTACTATTTTTATTCAGTATGTCGACATGAACGATAAATTTGAAAGTGAAGCCGAACGGCTTGACTATAAAGCACAAGCCCGCTTTGTCAGAGCTTACTACTATTGGTTATTGCTTCGTAGATATGGTCCGGTACCTTTATTGCCAGATAACGGACTTGATTATGACGCATCCTACGATGAACTGGCTACTCCACGTGCACCTTATGAGGAGATTGCTGATTATATCAGTCAGGAAATGGCTTTGGCAGCTAAGGATCTGGCTCTAACAAGAGGTCAGAATTCTGCTGCCCGCCCAACTCGTGGAGCAGCTTTATCTGCTCGTGCACTAGCGTTGATTTATGCTGCCAGCCCACTAGCTAATGGTAACAATGATGAATTCGCCCAACTATTGGTAGATGACAAAGGCAATCGCTTGCTTTCTCCTGAATATAGCGAAGAAAAATGGGCAAAAGCTGCTGCTGCCGCTAAAGATGTCATGGATTTAGGGGTATATGAGTTATATACGGCTGATAGACGTACAACAGATTCGCCAGCGGAACCGGCAACAATCAATCCCCCATATCATGAAGTATATAGCAATGCCAATTATCCAGAAGGTTGGAAAGACATTGACCCGTTCGAATCTTACCGTTCTGTATTCAATGGTCAAATAGATATATTAAGTAATCCTGAATTAATTTTTAGCCGGGGTAGAAATATTGGAGGGCAAAGTATCAGGGATATGGTGGTTCACCAGTTACCACTTACCGCTACCGGATGGAATACAAGTGGGCTGACTCAAAAGATTGTGGATGCTTACTATATGAACGACGGAAGCAATTGTCCGGGTATGAACTCTGAATATGCGAATGTACCAGAATATAATAACAATCATCGTTTAGACACTCGTCCGCGTGCTACAGGTTTCACGACTACTGCAGAAGAACATAAACCACTTGCTGCCGGAGTTTCCTTGCAATATGCCGACCGAGAACCACGCTTCTATGCTTCAGTTGCATATAACGGAGCTTATTGGTATTTAGGTAATGAAAAAGAAATTGCAGATAGAAATAAACAAATATTCTATTATCGCGGAAAAAGGGATGGATATAATGCAGGTATGTTTTGGTTGCGCACGGGTATAGGAGTGATGAAGTATGTGCATCCCGATGACACCTATCAAAATAACAGTATCGACAACCTTCGATATAAGCCGGAGCCGGCAATTCGCTATGCGGACATTTTGTTGATGTATGCTGAAGCTATCAATGAAGTGAGTGAAGGTACATATGATATTCCATCTTGGGATGGAACTAAGACTCATTCCATTCATCGTTCAGTTGCCGAAATGAGAAAAGGAATTAAGCCTGTACGTATGCGTGCTGGTGTACCCGATTTCGATAACAATATATATGCAGACAAGGATGTTTTTCGTATTTATCTGAAACGCGAACGACAAATAGAGTTGATGGGGGAAGGAAAGCGTTACTATGATATCCGCCGTTGGAAAGATGCACGGGTAGAAGAGGCAATGCCCGTTTACGGTTGCAATACACTTATGACAGAATCGGATCGCGAAATGTTCCATACACCGATTGCTGTTTGGAATTTGTCTGCTACGTTCTCTGATAAAATGTGGTTTTGGCCGATTTCACATGGCGAATTGAAACGTAATAAGCGCCTGACTCAGAATCCAGGCTGGACGTACAATGATTAA
- a CDS encoding IPT/TIG domain-containing protein, with protein MKKNKIMKDYWRVCWMALLLVALFFGSCSDDNDSNGDSDNAAFDPNIPVQVSGINPTTGGFGQRLVISGENFGNDPSIVNVFVGGKKAIVINVKNHSIYCLVPSQAYSGEIEVQISNGDNPVVSTIAEAKFEYVRKQLVSTLCGSRRDDGGYDTKDGPFNDCGAFGSPNWLEFDPKYPHLVYVAADRGAGDENEGNGNMRILDLKNQYVGTALTEGDMGGTNRGRALAFFDENHMAVAVDQGDELRAAVYGFTRNREAPEGDERNYKMWGNRLALVNFKACNTVTFHPVDGDMYFNSWDKGQFFKVEKQQIQEIFDGTRTTPADKEVLFQMDNGWEYNIRIHPTGNYAYIVSINKHYIQRTNYDWASKRFVTPFIVAGTAERAAYVDGIGTSARFNTPYQGVFVKNPEYAGQEDEYDFILCDKMGQCIRKITPQGKVSTFAGRGSASLNGNPWGYVDGDLRQEARFDRPKGIAYDEATDTYYIGDGSNRRIRKIAYEGEE; from the coding sequence ATGAAAAAAAACAAAATCATGAAAGACTACTGGCGGGTATGCTGGATGGCATTACTGCTAGTTGCTCTATTCTTCGGAAGTTGTAGTGATGACAATGACAGCAACGGAGATTCAGACAATGCAGCATTTGATCCGAATATTCCGGTTCAAGTAAGTGGTATCAATCCGACTACGGGGGGATTCGGGCAGCGATTAGTTATATCAGGAGAAAATTTTGGTAATGATCCGTCTATTGTGAATGTCTTTGTTGGTGGAAAAAAAGCTATCGTAATCAATGTGAAAAATCATTCTATCTACTGTTTGGTACCTTCACAGGCTTATTCCGGAGAAATCGAAGTACAAATATCCAATGGCGACAATCCGGTAGTATCTACTATCGCAGAGGCCAAGTTCGAATATGTGCGAAAACAGTTAGTGAGTACATTATGTGGTTCGCGTAGAGATGACGGCGGATACGATACAAAAGATGGTCCATTTAATGATTGTGGTGCATTTGGTTCCCCCAACTGGTTAGAATTTGACCCTAAATATCCCCACTTAGTGTACGTTGCAGCCGATAGAGGTGCAGGTGATGAAAATGAAGGAAACGGTAATATGCGTATTCTCGACCTCAAAAACCAATATGTAGGAACGGCTCTTACAGAAGGTGACATGGGAGGTACTAACCGCGGACGTGCACTTGCCTTTTTTGATGAAAATCACATGGCTGTGGCAGTTGACCAAGGAGACGAATTGAGAGCAGCTGTATATGGTTTTACACGTAATAGAGAAGCCCCTGAGGGCGATGAGCGCAATTATAAAATGTGGGGAAACAGATTAGCGTTGGTTAATTTCAAAGCTTGTAATACAGTAACTTTTCATCCGGTAGATGGTGATATGTACTTTAATAGTTGGGATAAGGGGCAATTCTTCAAAGTAGAGAAGCAACAAATTCAAGAAATTTTCGACGGTACACGTACAACTCCTGCTGATAAAGAAGTACTTTTTCAAATGGATAATGGATGGGAATATAATATCCGTATACATCCGACAGGGAATTATGCTTATATTGTGTCTATTAACAAACACTATATTCAGCGCACAAATTATGATTGGGCAAGTAAACGATTTGTCACTCCCTTCATTGTAGCGGGAACAGCAGAAAGAGCTGCTTATGTAGACGGAATTGGAACAAGCGCACGTTTTAATACTCCTTATCAAGGAGTTTTCGTAAAGAACCCAGAGTATGCAGGGCAAGAAGATGAATACGATTTTATTCTTTGTGATAAGATGGGGCAATGTATCCGTAAAATTACCCCGCAAGGAAAGGTCTCAACATTTGCCGGTCGCGGAAGCGCCAGTCTGAATGGTAACCCATGGGGATATGTAGATGGAGATTTACGTCAAGAGGCCCGTTTCGACCGTCCGAAAGGTATAGCTTACGATGAAGCAACCGATACGTATTACATCGGTGATGGTTCCAATCGGCGTATCCGTAAGATTGCTTACGAAGGAGAAGAATAA
- a CDS encoding DUF2490 domain-containing protein, whose amino-acid sequence MNKKLFLAGLFCLVSFALQAQKDDLGLWTSVGMEKRLFRDFDISLEGEFRSRDKLSEVGRWSGSAGVAYKITNWLKAATAYTYIYYNHPSEITNKGNVIPEYWQPKHRFYFQLTGKVSLNRFTFSLRERWQYTYRPSQSVSKFDGDDGSPKDDEYVKGKGKNVLRSRLQATYNIPKCSLTPYASCELTHLLNDKGAIDKTRWTLGVEWKLSKHHGLDFYYLYQNHADEDEANGHVIGAGYTFKF is encoded by the coding sequence ATGAATAAGAAACTTTTTTTGGCAGGTTTGTTTTGTCTTGTATCTTTTGCTTTACAAGCACAAAAAGACGATTTGGGTCTATGGACCAGTGTGGGGATGGAAAAAAGATTATTCCGGGACTTTGATATTTCGCTGGAAGGAGAGTTCCGTTCACGCGACAAGTTAAGCGAAGTGGGACGTTGGTCGGGATCGGCAGGTGTAGCATATAAAATAACAAACTGGCTGAAAGCCGCAACAGCATACACTTACATCTATTATAATCACCCTTCTGAAATTACAAACAAAGGGAATGTTATCCCTGAATATTGGCAACCCAAACACCGTTTCTATTTCCAACTAACGGGAAAAGTGAGTTTAAATAGATTCACATTTTCACTTCGGGAGCGTTGGCAATATACCTATCGACCCAGTCAGTCTGTATCAAAGTTTGATGGTGACGATGGTAGTCCTAAAGACGATGAATACGTGAAAGGTAAAGGAAAGAACGTGCTTCGTTCTCGTCTGCAAGCAACATACAATATACCTAAATGCAGTCTCACTCCTTACGCTTCGTGCGAATTGACTCATTTGCTTAACGATAAAGGGGCGATTGACAAAACACGCTGGACCTTAGGTGTAGAATGGAAGTTGAGCAAACACCACGGACTTGATTTTTACTATTTGTATCAGAATCATGCAGATGAGGATGAAGCAAATGGACATGTGATTGGCGCAGGATATACATTTAAATTTTAG